The window CTGATGCATGGCAACCGCGCCGTGTCGCTGAAGAACCTGGCACGGCAGATCGGCTGCAAGTCGGTCGTGCCGTGCAGGCCCGAGGTGGCGAACCGGCACAGCGGCTACCTGGTGGGCGGCACCTCGCCGTTCGCCACGCGCAAAGCCATGCCGGTCTACGTGGAGGCGGCGATCCTCGCGCTGCCGCGCATCGCCATCAACGGCGGGCGGCGCGGCTACCTGGTCGGGCTCGATCCGCAGGTGTTGACAAGCTTGCTGGACGCGAAGCCCGTCGACTGCGCTTTACCGCTGTAGATGCCGGAACAGGTCTGCGCGGCTGGCAAAATGCGCCACCGTTTGGAGACTTTCTTGGACATCATCTACCCCATCCTGGCCACGCTGGCCGCCTACCTGCTCGGCTCGTTGTCGTTCGCCGTGATCGTGAGCCGCGTCATGGGGCTGAGCGATCCGCGCACCTTCGGCAGCAAGAACCCCGGTGCCACCAACGTGCTGCGCTC of the Rhodoferax koreense genome contains:
- a CDS encoding aminoacyl-tRNA deacylase — encoded protein: MAKSGHISETPATQFLRANGVAFTEHPYAYVEHGGAQHSAEVLGLDPFTVVKTLVMEDERARPLIVLMHGNRAVSLKNLARQIGCKSVVPCRPEVANRHSGYLVGGTSPFATRKAMPVYVEAAILALPRIAINGGRRGYLVGLDPQVLTSLLDAKPVDCALPL